A window of Lysobacterales bacterium genomic DNA:
TCACGGCCGGCGGCTCGGGTCAGCCGGCCATGATTGCCGTCTGCGTACTGATGCTGATCGCCGTCATCGCCTTCGCCTGGCTGGTCAAATCGCCGACCGCGCAGGGCCGCAAACTGCTCGATGAAATCGAGGGGCTGAAGCTCTACTTGAAGGTGGCCGAGCGCGACGAGCTGGCGGCGATGCCCGGGCCCAACCAGCCGCCGCGGCTGGACGCCGAGCGCTACGAAGCCTTGCTGCCCTATGCGATCGCCCTCGACGTCGAACAAGCCTGGACCGCCAAGTTCACCGCGGCTGTGGGCGCCGCCGCCGCGGCAGCGGCAACCCAGTCGATCCGCTGGTATCGAGGCGGCGGCTTCAACGACATCGGCAGCCTGGCCAAGGCGGTCGGCTCGGGCTTGAACCGCTCGATCGCGTCCGCCAGCAGCCCGCCGGGCAGCAGTTCCGGCGGCGGTGGCGGCGGGTCGTCAGGTGGTGGTGGCGGCGGTGGTGGTGGCGGCGGACGTTGAGCCCAAGGCGTCGTGGGCGGCTGGCGTCACGTCCCGAGGCTTGGGGCGTCTGAGGCGCGCCAACGCAAAGGAGCCTGCCATGTCCCGTTTCGATTTCCTGAGCCCCATCCACCCCGAGCTCGGCCGCGAGGTGAGTCGCGAAGAGAGTCTCGAAGCCTTGCGTGAGACCCTGCGCGAGGACCTGCGCTGCTGGCTCTGGCTGGGGACAGGTTTGGCGCTTTGGCTCGCTGCGGTCCTCTCCTTCCGACTCGGTGGCCCGGGCGTACTGGCGCTGTCCGGCGTGCTCACCAGCTGGCTGTGGTTCGGTCGATGGCTTGCGGAGCCGCGTGTGCATGTGCGCTTCCAGCAGCGCCTGAAGCGTCGTGAGCTGCTGCAGGATTTCCGCCCCTGGTGAGTGCCTACGTGACGGGACGCGGAAGGCCCATTCGTCGATGTGCCGCCGCGCATTGGATGGCTCCGCAGTGACGACGGCGGCGGTACTGGCGGGCTCAGGGCAGCAGTTCGAGGCGTCTCAGCGCGAGGTCAGCTTCGAAGGCCTCACCGTAGGCCACCAGGGCCACCGAGCGCAGCCGACGGAGGTCGAGTGCGCGCTTAGTGGCCACCGCTTCGAAGCGGTCGAGCGGCAGCTCGACCGCCTGCCACGTGTCGGTGACGGGCACAGGGGCGCGGTAGTACGCCCAGGGCAGCCGGGTATCGGCGCTGCGCAGATGCACCCAATAGGCACCCGGCGCACCTCTCACCTCGACGCGCAGCGTCCGGAAAGCGCTGGCATCGAAATCGCCGCCGGTGGCGGTCAGCGGCAGGCGCACCTGGATGAAACCGCCGTTGTTCTCGAGCCGCACGCGTCCTGACATGCGCAGGTGGCGTGATCCGCCCTCTTCAACGTAGCCCGCCTGCAGATCCGAAAGCCCGCCCATGACGCGGTCGCTGAAGCCCTGCCAGCGGGTGCCGATCGAAGCGCGGCCGCTGTCGTCGGAAAAGTCATCCAGCAGCAGCGGTGCGTCGCTCGCCATGACGGCTCCTGCAAGGCCCAGCGAGATCAAAGTCAGCGCGCAAGCGCGCCAGAGTGCGATTCTGCGCGCCTTGGAGAGGATGCCGGATACCGTGTGCATCGCCGCACTCTGCGCATACGTGCGCAAAGGAAACGTGCTCGGGCCGGGATCGCAGAAGCCCGTGGGCGCGTAGCGCCGCAGATCAGCGCGCGCCTTCGTAGTCAGCGATCCGCACCGAGGCACCAGCAGCTTGCCGAAAAACGCCCTTGCTGCGAGTTTCGAGTCGACGCTCCGCTACAGGCCCGTTCTGCCTCCCGACACATCCATCGCTTGCGCGATTTCTTTGTCGACTCGGCCTTCCTTGGCCGGGCTGGCAGGCTGTTCGACAGCAGCCTGCTAGACCTGCGGCAAGGGCTCGTTCACCGGGCGCGAGGGATCGAAGCTCGGTGTGCCGCTGTGTCGCTCCTGCGGCTGCGGGTGGTCGCCTTTTTCGATCACCACCACGCTGTCGTAGAAGTGCATGGAGCGCGTCGCGCGGGTGAACGGGCCCGGGCCGAAACTGTGCGGGTCGCGACTGTGCCATCCGTTGAGATCATCGACCAGACGCTTGGCGAACTCCATGAAGCTGAAAGGGGCGCGCAGGCCGCCACCGTGGCTGCGCCAGTAGCTGGTGTGGGTGTCTTCAACCAGGATCACCCCCTCGGGCTTGACGCTGGCGTAGAGCTCTTCGACCGTGGCGATCTGCTGGTGCATCTGGTGGCCGCCGTCGTCGAGCAGGATGTCGATCGGCCCGACTTTGGCCGCGAGTGCGCGCAGAAAGCCGCGATCGCCTTGATCGCCGATGTGGATCTCGACGCCCGGCTCATTCAGCTCGACGAGCCGTGGGTTGATGTCGACGCCCACCACCCGGCACTGCGGCCCGAAGTAGTGCCGCCACATCTGCAGCGAGCCACCGTGGAACACGCCGAACTCGACCAAGGTGATGGGCTTGCCGCGAAAGCGCGCGAAGTGGCGGTGGTAGATGTCGAGGTAATGGTCCCACTTCGTCATCAGCCGGCCGGGATTGGTGTCGAAGTACGCGCGCAGGGGATTCGGCTCGGCAGGCTGCATGGTGTTCTCGGCAACGCGATAGGCGATGGGCGCGAAGTTTGGACAAGTCGCGCCGGCCGGACAAGCCGAGTCGGTGGACGTCCGCGCGACCACGCGCAAACGCCGCAGGGCTTTGCGCCGTGCCGACACCTTTCATGGCTCTTTGACCGCGCGCGCGGATCGAGCCCCCGATGCTTGATCCAGCGCAAGCGGGCCCGGGCTCGCGCTCAACTCGCAGCGATCGGTCAGCTCCGCGATGGGCTTGATCCGTATTGCCTTAGAGTTGTGGATCCTCGTACAGCGCGGTGCGCCATGCGTAGACCGCTCAAACTTCTACTGCTGCTGGTGTTGGCCTACGTCGGGGCCTGTGCGGCGGTGTTTGCCAGTCAGCGCGCCTTGATCTACTTCCCGCAGCCGCGCGCTCTGCCTGCCGGCGCCGCGGAGATCTGGCTGCAGAGTGACGGCCTGCGCATCCAGGTCAGCGTCTTTGAACAGCCCGGCGCGCCTGCCCTCATCTATTTCGGCGGCAACGCCGAAGACGTCTCGCGCACCTTGGCCGAGCTGCGCGAGTTGTTTCCCGGGCATGCGCTGTACCTGCCGCACTACCGCGGCTACGGCGGCAGCGAGGGCGAGCCGAGCGAGGCTGCGCTGTTCGCCGATGCGCTCACCTTGCATCAGCGCGTCGCGCAGTCGCATGCGCGTATCGATGTGATTGGACGCAGCCTGGGCAGCGGTGTCGCCGTGTACTTGGCCAGCCGTCGCGATGTTTCGCGCCTTGTCCTGGTTACGCCCTTCGACAGTCTGGCAGCGGTGGCGGCTGAACAGTTCCCATGGCTGCCAGTGAATTGGTTGCTTCAGGACCGCTTCGACAGCCAGCTGCACGCGCAGCGCGTTCGCGCGCCCACCTTGCTGCTGGTTGCCGAGCACGACCGGCTGGTACGACCCGAGCGCAGCCAGGTGCTCTCACAGGCTTTCGCGCCCGGCCTGGCCGAGCTGCGCGTGCTGGCGGGCGTCGATCACAACACGATCGGCCAGCATCCCGACTACGGCACCGCGCTGGCCGCAGGCAGCTCAGAGCCCCGCTGACCTTGTGCCGGTGCGCGTGCACTACTCCCAGGTCAGGGTGACGCGAGGATGGATGCGGCGAGTGGTGTAGAGCGCGTCGTTCTGGATCTCCTCTGCGACTGGCTCGGCATGGACGGCCACCGAAAAGAAGCCCACCAGACCACTCCCCCAGTCCAGGGCGACGATGTCTTGGGTAATGAAGAGCTTGGTGGGGCCCCCCGAAACGCAGGTCGAGAAACGCGTGGCGCTGCGCAAGCTCAGGCAGGAATCTGCGGTTGCGATAGAAGTCGCTGCGCTTGGGCAGCACCCCATCCGGCGCAGCTGCCCGGGCGAGCTCGCGCGCATCGTCAGCCAGCCGCAGCCAATCGGCTTCGGGCGTTGCGCGTATGCGCCATGCAAATCCTTGCGTAAGGCTGGGCCCGAACAGGGCGATTGCCATCGACAGGGCGACCACGAGCAGGTCGACACCCAGTACCCGCACGCTGCGCTTCCGCCTCGCCGCAAGTCCAAGCCAGGCGGCAAGCACGGTCCCCACGAGGATCACGGCACCGATGACGAGCAGCGGCCTCACCACGAGTACCGGAACGACGATGCCGAGTGCCCCGCAAACCCAGTCGCCGAAGCCCAACAGGAGGCCAAGCCCCAGGACGAGCAGCGCGGAACGCGAGGGGCTCAGGCCGCGCATGGCGCCTGCGCTCTCGGTCGAGAGCTCAAGACTCATGCGCGGCATGCCTCAAGGCCGCCAGTTCGCATGCCGCTCCCAGAACGCCACGCTGCGCCGATAGGCCTCGCGGTCCAGCGGCACGCCGGAGCCGCCTTCCTCCACACCCAGCGCGTTGCGCATCATGGTGATCGGCACCATCGGGATCTCTTCGGGCTCCATCGTGTACAGGCAGCCGACGATGCCCCAGTCGGCCTTGATGGGCGTGCCTTCCTTGGCCAGCTGTTCGCGGCTGTAGAGGATCGGCACCAGATAGCTCGCCACCGGTGGCTCGATGCCCTCGAACCAGCGCACCAGCACCGGCAGTTCGTCCTTGGTGCGCGCTTCGTAGGCGCTGCGCAAGCGGTGGCGGTTGTCGTCGGTGATCGGCACCACGGAGCCGCGCGTGGAGGTCCAGTTGCGATGCACGTGCAGCTGGCAGAAAGGCGCATAGCCCTCGATCACCCTGTCCGGCGCGTGCGTGTTGAGGTGCTCGACGAACTGCTCCGGCGTGCAGTCCTGGATGGCGGTGATGCGGCGGTCGCGCGGGAACAAGCGCGCACGCGCGAAGTCGGTAAGGACGATGGACATGCGTTGGCCGCTGCAGACGAATCGAGGGGTCGCCTTATAGCGCGAATGCGCCGCCGCCGGAGCGCCAAATCGCGATCAGCCCGGCGCGGCCGGGACCAATCCTGAAGTCTGGCGAAACTCCCGATCAGCCCGGCCATCGGCAGGGGCGCTGCGCTCACTACTCTGCGCGTCGTGCTGCCTGCGCTGTAGATTTCCGGGCTGCCTTCTCCGATTCCCGACGCTGGAGCTTTCGCATGACCCCGCCATGGACCCCACTGCTGGTTTTCGTATCCCTCCTGCTGGCCGCCGAAGGCGCGGCGGCGCTCGACATGCAGCGCTGCAACGGACGCGTGCTCAAGGTCGGCGACTGGTCAACGCAGGCCGAGGCGCTTTGCGGCCCGCCCTACTTCGTCGAGCGTTGGGACGAGCTGCAGTACGTGGATCTGGATGCGCGCCGCAGCCTGCGCCAGCGGATCGATTGGAGCGAGGCCTACTTTGATCCCGGCGAGGGGCAGCTGCTTTTTCGCGTGCGCTCGCGACAGGGCCAGATTGTCGCCATCGACAGCCTCAACCGTCGCGGTGGGCGTGCGCAGGCGGGCGACTGCTCGCTGGCCGCACTGAAGCGCGCGCAGCCGATCGGCGAGGTGGTGCATCGCTGTGGCCTGCCTGCCCAGCGCATCGACCTGGGGGCGGCGGTGGTCGACCGACGCGAGCGCATCGAGGAGGCCCAGGATCTGCGTCACGAGCAGTGGCTGTATCCCGCAGGCGCCGGTCAGACGCTGGTGATCGAGCTGCGCGAGGGGCGGGCGCTGGGCGCTTTCCTCCGGCCCTGAGCTGCCGGGCGAACTGGCTACGGATCTGCGCGCGGGGGTGTGCTGGCAGGCCGCGCGTGCCCTGCGACTGCTTGCCGCCGCGAACGGCCTGTCTCGAATGCATGCCGTGAGGGCGTAGCGGCAGCTGCGGCGGGGCAGGAAAGGGACGGTCAGACCCGTTCCCGGCGCATGGCGCCCAGCCGCAAAGGTCCGGGCGCCTCTCGGCGCCCGGACAGGTCGGATCAGTGCTTGTATTCCAGGCTCAGCCAGAACTTCTTGATGTCCGTGCCGAAGCCGTCGCTGCGGTAGTCGGCGAACTTGGCCATTGCCGTCCAGCGCGTAGCGAACGGCCACACCAGCTGCAGGTCCAGTTCGTCGCCGAACGCCTGACCGCCCTGCGCGGCTTCGAAGCGGTGCAGCGCAACGAGGTAGCGCATCGGGCCGAGCGGGCCGTCGAACTTGACGTGGGTGTCTTCCAGGCCGTTGACCGGCGTCACCAGGAAGCGATCCGCCCAACCGTTGAAGGCGTGCAGGGTCGCGAGCGGCGTCTGGAAGGCGCGCTGGCCGTTGCCGTCGAGCAGCTCGTAGCCCAGGCGCAGGCCGTGCCCGGACAGCCTCAGGCCGGCCTCCAGGTTGAGATAGTCCACGGTGCCGTTGGACAGCGCGTCGCGCCAGCCTTCCTGTCGCGCGAATTCACCGACGTACCACCACTCGAGGCCTTCGCTGATTGGCAGCGTGCGCGTGTGGCGCAGGCCGAAGGTCTCGATCGAGTTGAGGGGCAGGTCCTCGTTCTCGATCAGGTAGGCATAGCCGGTGAAGCTGCCCGGCACGCCTTTCCAGGTCGCGTTGAGCAGATGCGCGTTGAGATCCTGCTCGGCCTGCAGACGGATCGGGTGGTTGTTGCCGAACACGCGATGCACCTTGTCGAGCCAGGCGTAGTTGAAGGTCAGGTCGCCGTATTGGTGACGCACGCTCAAGGCGTCGTAGGTCTGCTCGTTCTGGCGCCAGATGACGTTGCCGATGAAGCGGTGGTTGTCATAGATGATGCGCTGACGGCCCGCCTGCACCAGGGTGCCGCTGCCGGAATCCCAGCCCAGAAAGGCCTGGTTCCACTCGCTGCCCTCAGGGTCCGAAACCGACGGGTAGCTCGTGCGTCCGTTGGCCGTGGAGTTGTAGCTTTCGTCCAGCGCGCGCACATCGTCCACATCCGCCAGCAGATGGAAGCCCGCGACGTTGCCGCTGCGCCAGCCGAGACGGGTGCGCAGGGTCAGAGCGTTCGCGTCGCGTGCGAAGGCCGCATCGTCAACGTGCTCGGAGCGCAGGCGCACATCCAGCAGCAGCTTGCCCTCGGTGAAGAACGGGCTCGACGCAGAGGCGACCAGGGGCATCGTCAACAGGCTTGCAAAAACAATGGACTCGCAGGTGCTGCGTCGCTGCATGGGGGTGTCTCCCGGTGTCAGTAAAGCCGGGGATGTTACAGCGTGTGACGTGCGTGATAACTGTGTGTGGCGTCGCGGTTTTCGGCATAGGACTGCATCGCTCCAGGCCCTCGGCACGGCTTGCAGACAGAAGCTCACGCGAGTCTCGCGCTAAGCGCGTGCTCGGAGATCTTCAGCGGGCGCGATGCGCATGCGCACTGCGAGCGCCAGCGCTAGAAGTTCGCGCTGCATCCGCTCGGCGCGGTCAAGACCACGCACTCGACCTCAGGAGCCGCGGGCCCACTGACCTGCTCCAGGATCACGGTCGGTATCCCTACATCTGCAAGCACTCAAGCGCTTGATGTGGAAGAGCGCCCTCCGTAGCGTGCGGCAACGCTGAAATCTTCAGCCTTGCCTTGGCCCCTGAGGAGACACGCATGACCCGGATCGTCGAGATCCACCGGCGGCAGCTCGCGCAGACGCGCGTGATCGAAGAGGCGCAGACCGCGCTGGCTGAGGGTGAGGTGCAGCTGGTCGTGCGCCGCTTCGCGCTGACCGCCAACAACGTGACCCTGGCCATGTTCGGGCACAGCTACCGCTACTGGGATTTCTTTCCCAGCGGTGATCCCGAGTGGGGCCGGGTGCCGGTCTGGGGCTATGCCGAAGTCGAGTCCTCGGCGCATCCCGCGCTCTCGCGGGGCGATGCGCTCTACGGCTTTCTGCCGATGGCGCAGTCGGTCCGGCTGCGGCCGGATCGCGTAGGCGCGAAGCGGCTCGTCGATGCCGCTGTGCATCGGGCGGATCTGCCGGCGGTGTATCAGAGCTATGCCCGCGTGCCGTGCAGCGAGATCGATGCCGAGCCCTGCCTGCGTCCGCTGCTGCACCCGCTGGCGCTGACGGCGTTTCTCCTGGCGCTCAGAATTGATGAGCTGGATCCGACCGGGCAGCGCCCGGTGGTGTTCACGTCGGCCTCGTCCAAGACGGCGCTGGCCACTGCGTTGCTGTGCCGGCGCGCAGCCAGGGGTCAGCAGCGCAGGTTGATCGGCCTGTCCTCGCCGCAGAACACCGCCTTCGTGGCGGCGCGCGCGCTGTTCGATACGGCGGACGCCTACGGCGCCGCGCTCGCGGGCGTGGGAGCCGGCGCCATCGTGATCGACTTCGCCGGCAACGCAGGGCATGTCGCTTCGCTGGCGACCCAGCTGGGAAGCTCGGCGCGACTGCTGCAGATCGGCATGACCGACTGGCGCGCCGCGAGCGCTTCGCACGGTATGCCCGCGGAGGTCTTCTTCGCACCGAGCGAAGCGCTTCGCTGGATCGAGACTTGGGGTGTGGCCGAGTACGATCAGCGCTTCGCTGCCGCTTGGCAGGCGATCCTAGACTTCGCGCGGCCCTGGATCCAGCTGCACGAGGCGGTGGGCGCCGCGGCCATGGTCGAGGGCTGGAGTGCGCTGCTGGCCGGGCGCGTGGCGCCCGATCGAGGGCTGCTCTACCGCTGGTGAGGCTTCGCTGTGCCAAGCGTGCTGGGCGGGGAGAGAGCTCGCCCAGCAAGCCGATGTGCGGTCTACGGCGCGATGAGTGGCACGAACGACAGGTCTCCGCGTCGAAGACCATTGCCGCCGGTTTTCGGCCTTGCACACCGACAGGACATACGAAACGACTCGAGCCCTGGTCTTGCTGTCGATGCTGGTCATGGGGCCGTGGCTGGTCCGCGTGATCGCCCCAAGGCTGCGCAACTACGAGTTCACCCGGGGCGGGGTTCCGCCGGGCGTGGTAGCGCTTGTGTCCAGTGCCTTCGCTCTCTTTGCGGTGTATCGCCTGCTCGCAGGGCTGTTCGTCGGCACGGTGATCTGCTTTGCCCACAACTGCCAGGGTGAGACCTACGAGATCAGCCGCGCCCCGCGGATATTCTGGTGGATGGTCCTGGGGCTGTTCGTGCGGGCGCTCAAGCCCAATGTGGCTGAGCGGAGGAGATCTGCAAGTTCAGCGCGAAACGCAGATCGCGAACACGCAGGAGTTGGGGGTCGTGTCGGGGCAAGCCTGCTCCTGCTTCGGCAGCAGCCACTGTGTCGTTCCCTCTGATCGCGCGCGTGAGGCTGCGTCAAGCAGCGCGGTTGACAGACGCAAAAGCGTCGGTGCGCTGCCGCAGAGGAACAGCGCATCTTCTCGATGCTTCGGTGCGAGCACCTGCAGGAAAACGACGATTCTGCCGTCGAGTGCATCGCTTGATTCGGGTGGGTCTTCGCCCATCCAGCCTGCACCCGGATGGAGATTGACCTCGATGGCTTGGATCGCGGCCGCTGGGTTGTCATTGATTAGGAAGCCTGACTGGTTGCTCTGCAGGTTGGCGAGTCGCTCAAGCCAAAGTGCGAGGCGCACCGCAGCGGCTGCGGTGAACTCAAGTTCGACGTCATCCAGCCAGCCCTGCGTGCATCGGACCTGACGGTACCGGCCGTTGAAGGCCATTCGCACCGCGCGGAGGGCGCTTGTCTGCGGTACGACCATCGAGCATCCGGCCTGTACTTGCTCGATTAGCTCTTGCGGGTAGGCGCGATCAAGGCAGCGCCATGAACTCGCGTGCAGACCAAGGATGGCGCTCATGCAGCTCTGCCCCCCAGTGACTGCAACAGATCCCGCGCCGTGCGCAGCCGCGAGGACGCGTCCGGCAGCTCCAGCTTGAGCTTGAGCTTGTCCGGCCCCTCCATCGCGAACACGCGTGGCTGGCTCTGGATGAGCTTGATCATGTTCATCGGATCGAGCTTCGGCTGCTTCTCGAACTGTACGCGGCCGCCGCGTTCGCCCATCTCGACTTTCTTGATCCCAAGCGCCGTGGCGACGAGCTTGAGCTCGGTGACCGCGAACAGGTGCTTGGCGGGGTCGGGCAGCAGGCCGAAGCGGTCGACCATTTCGACCTGCAGTTCGTGCAGGGCGTCGCGGTGCGGGGCGCTGGCGATGCGCTTGTACAGGGTGAGCCGCGTGTGCACGTCGGGCAGGTAGTCGTCGGGGATCAGCGCCGGAATGTGCAGGCTCACTTCGGCGCCGTGCTCGCTGTTGCCGTCCAAGTCGGGGATCTTGCCCTGCTTGATGCTGCGCACCGCACGCTCGAGCAGCTCGGTGTAGAGGCTGAAGCCGACTTCCGCGATCTGGCCGCTCTGGCCTTCGCCCAGCAGCTCGCCGGCGCCGCGGATCTCCAGGTCGTGGGTGGCCAGCGTGAAACCGGCGCCCAGCTCCTCCAGCGAGGCCAGGGCTTCGAGTCGCTTCTCGGCGTCCTTGGTGATCGACTTGCGGTCAGGGATGACCAGATAGGCGTAGGCGCGGTGGTGGCTGCGACCGACGCGGCCACGCAGCTGGTGCAGCTGGGCCAGGCCGAAGCGGTCCGCGCGGTTGATGATGATGGTGTTGGCGCTGGGAATGTCGATGCCGCTTTCAACGATCGTCGTGCACAGCAGCACGTTGAAGCGCTGGCGGTGGAAGTCGAGCATCACCTGCTCCAGCTCGCGCTCGGGCATTTGCCCGTGGGCGATGCGGATACGCGCCTCGGGCACCAGCTCCAGCAGGTCGCGCTGCATGCGCTCGATGTTGTCGACCTCGTTGTGCAGGAAGTAAACCTGGCCGCCGCGCGCGAATTCGCGCTGGAAGGCTTCGCGCAGCTGGTTGGCATCCCACTGCGCGATGAAGGTCTGCACCGCCAGACGATGCGCTGGCGGGGTGGCGATGATGCTGAGATCGCGCAGGCCGCTCATGGCCATGTTCAGGGTGCGCGGAATTGGTGTGGCGGTAAGCGTCAGCAGATGCACCTCGGCGCGCATGGCCTTCAGCGCCTCCTTCTGGCGAACGCCGAAGCGCTGCTCCTCGTCGACGATGACGCAGCCCAGATCCTTGAACTTGACGTCGGCCTGCAGCAGGCGATGGGTGCCGACGATGACGTCGATCTTGCCCTCGGCCAGCTTCTCCAGCTCGACCTTGATCTCCTTCGCGGTCTTGAAGCGCGACAGCACCTCGACGCGGATCGGCCAGTCGGCGAAGCGGTCGCGGAAGTTCCGGTAGTGCTGCTCCGCCAGCAGGGTGGTGGGCACCAGCACTGCGACCTGACGACCGCTCATGGCGGTGGCAAACGCCGCGCGTACAGCGACCTCGGTCTTGCCAAAGCCGACGTCGCCGCAGACCACGCGGTCCATCGGCAGGCTGGACTGCAGGTCGGTCAATACGGCCTCGATGGCCTGCAGCTGGTCGGGGGTTTCCTCGAAGGGAAAGCCGGCGGCGAACTGCTCGTATTGCGGGCGATCGATGTCGATCGCAAGTCCCTGCCGCGCCTGGCGCTTGGCCTGGATCTCCAGCAGCTCGGCGGCGACGTCGCGGACCTTTTCGGCGGCCTTGCGGCGGGCCTTTTCCCAGGCCTCTCCGCCCAGCGAGTGCAGCGGCGCCATTTCGGGGGAGGCGCCGGCATAGCGGCTGACCAGGTGCAGCTGCGCCACCGGGACATAGAGCTTGTCGCCCTTGGCGTATTCGATGGCGAGAAACTCGGTCTTGCTGCCGCCGACGTCCAGCACCTCAAGCCCGCGGTAGCGGCCGACGCCGTGATCCTCATGAACGATCGGCGCGCCGATCTCCAGCTCGCCGAGGTCGCGGATGATCGCCTCGGGCTCGCGGCCGGCGCGCTTGCGGCGGCGCGGCTGCGAGGCGCGCTCGGGATAGAGCTGGCGCTCGGTGAGCACGCACAGGGCGGGCGCCTTGACGCTGAAGCCGTCTTCCAGCGCAGCCACGGTGATCGCATAGCGCGGCCCGTCGGATGCTGCAAAGGCCGACCAGTCGGCCACGGTGACGGGCCTGAGATCGAGCGCGCCGAGCTGTTCGATCAAGGCTTCGCGGCGACCGGCGGAGTCGGCGGCGATCAGCACCCGCCCCGGGTAGCTCGACAAAAGACCGCGCAGGGCGGTGCCGCTGGCTTCGTTCTGGCGGGTGATCGGCGTCGCCGGTGCGGGGGCATCGCCGAGCGCCTGGGCTTCTTCGAAGCGCGCATGCGCGCTGCCGCAGACCTCGATGCGGCGCACGCCGTTGAGCTTCTGGCGCAGCGCCTCGGGCGCCAGAAAGAGTTCCTCCGGGGGCAGCAGGGGGCGTTCGATGTCGTGGCGACGCTGCTCGTAGCGCTCGCTGGCCTGCTTCCAGAACGCGTCCGCTGACTCCAGTGCACCCTCACAGAGCAGGCATAGGGTGTCGGCGCCAAGGTAGTCGAACAGGCTTGAGGTCTGGTCGAAGAACAGCGGCAGGTAGTACTCGATGCCGGCCGGCGCACCGCCTTCCTTCATGTCCTGGTAGAGCGGGCAGCGGCGCGGATCGATCGGGAAGCGTTCGCGCAAGGTCGCGCGGAAGCGCTTCGAAGCCGCCTCGTCCAGCGGGAACTCGCGTGCCGGCAGCAGCCGCACTTCGGTGACCTTCTGCAGGCTGCGCTGGCTCTCGGGGTCGAAGGTGCGGATCGAGTCGATCTCGTCGTCGAGCAGCTCGATGCGATACGGCTCCGGGCTGCCCATCGGGAAGATGTCGAGCAGGGCGCCGCGCACGGCGAAGT
This region includes:
- a CDS encoding CIA30 family protein — encoded protein: MASDAPLLLDDFSDDSGRASIGTRWQGFSDRVMGGLSDLQAGYVEEGGSRHLRMSGRVRLENNGGFIQVRLPLTATGGDFDASAFRTLRVEVRGAPGAYWVHLRSADTRLPWAYYRAPVPVTDTWQAVELPLDRFEAVATKRALDLRRLRSVALVAYGEAFEADLALRRLELLP
- a CDS encoding DUF2845 domain-containing protein — its product is MTPPWTPLLVFVSLLLAAEGAAALDMQRCNGRVLKVGDWSTQAEALCGPPYFVERWDELQYVDLDARRSLRQRIDWSEAYFDPGEGQLLFRVRSRQGQIVAIDSLNRRGGRAQAGDCSLAALKRAQPIGEVVHRCGLPAQRIDLGAAVVDRRERIEEAQDLRHEQWLYPAGAGQTLVIELREGRALGAFLRP
- the mfd gene encoding transcription-repair coupling factor; protein product: MAPALLSPPLPAAGQQRAYWRAPSSPSALALVVAEAAARHSGLLIAITRDSFHAQALEAELAVFARSLPVLHFPDWETLPYDPFSPHAEIVSQRIATLYRLPGVQRGLLVVPIATLMQRLAPVSFISGSSLVVKNGQRLDLDAEKLRLQSAGYRNVPQVLDPGDFAVRGALLDIFPMGSPEPYRIELLDDEIDSIRTFDPESQRSLQKVTEVRLLPAREFPLDEAASKRFRATLRERFPIDPRRCPLYQDMKEGGAPAGIEYYLPLFFDQTSSLFDYLGADTLCLLCEGALESADAFWKQASERYEQRRHDIERPLLPPEELFLAPEALRQKLNGVRRIEVCGSAHARFEEAQALGDAPAPATPITRQNEASGTALRGLLSSYPGRVLIAADSAGRREALIEQLGALDLRPVTVADWSAFAASDGPRYAITVAALEDGFSVKAPALCVLTERQLYPERASQPRRRKRAGREPEAIIRDLGELEIGAPIVHEDHGVGRYRGLEVLDVGGSKTEFLAIEYAKGDKLYVPVAQLHLVSRYAGASPEMAPLHSLGGEAWEKARRKAAEKVRDVAAELLEIQAKRQARQGLAIDIDRPQYEQFAAGFPFEETPDQLQAIEAVLTDLQSSLPMDRVVCGDVGFGKTEVAVRAAFATAMSGRQVAVLVPTTLLAEQHYRNFRDRFADWPIRVEVLSRFKTAKEIKVELEKLAEGKIDVIVGTHRLLQADVKFKDLGCVIVDEEQRFGVRQKEALKAMRAEVHLLTLTATPIPRTLNMAMSGLRDLSIIATPPAHRLAVQTFIAQWDANQLREAFQREFARGGQVYFLHNEVDNIERMQRDLLELVPEARIRIAHGQMPERELEQVMLDFHRQRFNVLLCTTIVESGIDIPSANTIIINRADRFGLAQLHQLRGRVGRSHHRAYAYLVIPDRKSITKDAEKRLEALASLEELGAGFTLATHDLEIRGAGELLGEGQSGQIAEVGFSLYTELLERAVRSIKQGKIPDLDGNSEHGAEVSLHIPALIPDDYLPDVHTRLTLYKRIASAPHRDALHELQVEMVDRFGLLPDPAKHLFAVTELKLVATALGIKKVEMGERGGRVQFEKQPKLDPMNMIKLIQSQPRVFAMEGPDKLKLKLELPDASSRLRTARDLLQSLGGRAA
- a CDS encoding alginate export family protein: MQRRSTCESIVFASLLTMPLVASASSPFFTEGKLLLDVRLRSEHVDDAAFARDANALTLRTRLGWRSGNVAGFHLLADVDDVRALDESYNSTANGRTSYPSVSDPEGSEWNQAFLGWDSGSGTLVQAGRQRIIYDNHRFIGNVIWRQNEQTYDALSVRHQYGDLTFNYAWLDKVHRVFGNNHPIRLQAEQDLNAHLLNATWKGVPGSFTGYAYLIENEDLPLNSIETFGLRHTRTLPISEGLEWWYVGEFARQEGWRDALSNGTVDYLNLEAGLRLSGHGLRLGYELLDGNGQRAFQTPLATLHAFNGWADRFLVTPVNGLEDTHVKFDGPLGPMRYLVALHRFEAAQGGQAFGDELDLQLVWPFATRWTAMAKFADYRSDGFGTDIKKFWLSLEYKH
- a CDS encoding class I SAM-dependent methyltransferase is translated as MQPAEPNPLRAYFDTNPGRLMTKWDHYLDIYHRHFARFRGKPITLVEFGVFHGGSLQMWRHYFGPQCRVVGVDINPRLVELNEPGVEIHIGDQGDRGFLRALAAKVGPIDILLDDGGHQMHQQIATVEELYASVKPEGVILVEDTHTSYWRSHGGGLRAPFSFMEFAKRLVDDLNGWHSRDPHSFGPGPFTRATRSMHFYDSVVVIEKGDHPQPQERHSGTPSFDPSRPVNEPLPQV
- a CDS encoding DUF3228 family protein; this encodes MSIVLTDFARARLFPRDRRITAIQDCTPEQFVEHLNTHAPDRVIEGYAPFCQLHVHRNWTSTRGSVVPITDDNRHRLRSAYEARTKDELPVLVRWFEGIEPPVASYLVPILYSREQLAKEGTPIKADWGIVGCLYTMEPEEIPMVPITMMRNALGVEEGGSGVPLDREAYRRSVAFWERHANWRP
- a CDS encoding DUF2855 family protein; the protein is MTRIVEIHRRQLAQTRVIEEAQTALAEGEVQLVVRRFALTANNVTLAMFGHSYRYWDFFPSGDPEWGRVPVWGYAEVESSAHPALSRGDALYGFLPMAQSVRLRPDRVGAKRLVDAAVHRADLPAVYQSYARVPCSEIDAEPCLRPLLHPLALTAFLLALRIDELDPTGQRPVVFTSASSKTALATALLCRRAARGQQRRLIGLSSPQNTAFVAARALFDTADAYGAALAGVGAGAIVIDFAGNAGHVASLATQLGSSARLLQIGMTDWRAASASHGMPAEVFFAPSEALRWIETWGVAEYDQRFAAAWQAILDFARPWIQLHEAVGAAAMVEGWSALLAGRVAPDRGLLYRW